The following are encoded in a window of Solidesulfovibrio magneticus RS-1 genomic DNA:
- a CDS encoding SGNH/GDSL hydrolase family protein, translating to MKTDKLLVALLAGCLLSMSGIAFYYKLGWDRMDAQMREIASDVDLVNATMQDLGGLYRRTRIAIIQAQLRSQGLPLIVVFGDSIVEQLYCPALAGRNVLNAGISGARVLESQPFLESVLAAAPGPLVIVAMGVNDAFGTAGTTPEQFEAGYETLCKTVLADNRRLVLVNLPPIESDKPEAQRFDASKIARYNAIVAAVAGRLDVPLADINAMLAERRKTSGQSQTVDGVHLNPAAAAAWRDAVYTVALRALTRPDS from the coding sequence TTGAAAACTGACAAACTCCTTGTTGCGCTGTTGGCCGGCTGCCTGCTCAGCATGTCCGGCATCGCCTTCTATTACAAGTTGGGCTGGGACCGCATGGACGCCCAGATGCGCGAGATCGCCTCGGACGTGGACCTCGTCAACGCCACCATGCAGGACCTTGGCGGCCTCTACCGCCGCACCCGCATCGCCATCATCCAGGCCCAACTGCGCTCCCAGGGCCTGCCGCTCATCGTCGTCTTCGGTGACAGCATCGTGGAACAACTCTACTGCCCGGCCCTGGCCGGCCGCAACGTCTTAAACGCCGGAATTTCCGGGGCGCGGGTGCTCGAATCCCAGCCCTTCCTGGAAAGCGTCCTGGCCGCCGCGCCCGGACCGCTGGTCATCGTGGCCATGGGCGTCAACGACGCCTTTGGCACGGCCGGAACCACACCCGAACAGTTCGAGGCCGGCTACGAAACCCTGTGCAAGACCGTCCTGGCCGACAACCGCCGGCTGGTCCTGGTCAATCTGCCGCCCATCGAGTCGGACAAGCCCGAAGCCCAGCGTTTCGACGCGTCCAAGATCGCCCGCTACAACGCCATCGTGGCCGCTGTGGCCGGCCGTCTCGACGTTCCCCTGGCGGACATCAACGCCATGCTCGCCGAGCGCCGCAAGACTTCCGGCCAGTCCCAGACCGTGGACGGCGTGCATTTGAACCCGGCTGCCGCCGCCGCCTGGCGCGACGCCGTCTACACCGTCGCCCTGCGCGCCCTGACCCGCCCCGATTCCTAG
- a CDS encoding Flp family type IVb pilin, whose protein sequence is MLTAITQFIRDEEGATAVEYGLMAALIAAVIITAVTSIGTNLTTTFNTVATSLGS, encoded by the coding sequence ATGCTGACCGCCATCACCCAGTTCATCCGTGACGAAGAAGGCGCCACCGCGGTGGAATACGGCCTCATGGCCGCCCTGATCGCCGCCGTCATCATCACCGCCGTCACCTCCATCGGCACCAACCTCACCACCACCTTCAACACCGTCGCCACCTCGCTGGGCAGCTAA
- a CDS encoding ATP-binding protein has translation MNQPQPGPALPGPAFALRLDPAGRVKAADPAALSLLGDCLGAPPPLPCPAPGTSLDWTGAGGVWRLWTEAAPDGSLVLRGLDVADLAAAAVAGQTRQRQFADIIDGATEGVAVAAGGRLVYVNPFMERLTGYDAATLRSKPFVDFLHPDDRRTVLGIHLRRLAGGQAPQGHAFRIVTADGGLRHVNAASAWMEWEGRPATVSFLADISELKAAEQALAEHVHSQEEVIAARTASLRESNDRLAAEAARHERTAQKLKTARTKLARALRAKSVFLANVSHEIRTPLNVILGMADLALRPDSGGQADLTRCLEMIREAGTSLRGILGDLLDLSRVESGRLELDAAPFSPRQVLEATLAAHRHVAQRQGLALTGATAADVPEHVIGDAGRLAQVLGNLVGNALKFTSVGGVSLRLTLARPGRRAPDGRVNLRFAVRDTGIGIPEDKQKTIFESFSQADETIGRRYGGTGLGLAICRRLAALMGGRLRLASAVGEGSEFVLTARFPLAPGPAEPAGPARLALPPLDILLAEDADLAAEMIQAFLVPKGHNVIRVVNGEEALAALALRRFDVVLMDIQMPVMDGLTATRRIRSGELVGIPRDIPILALTAYGAVRDRERILGSGASGYLAKPVNFDQLLDALAASQSLAPDRSPLVEAGPAATTADVAERRDDTPAAKPRSGRSRTKAGSAAASSRSKAASAQADAQTNNAAEPAFDAGRDEALANLGGDEALYDRLIAVFLRDTPGDQARLAAALDASDAAGTALLAHSLKGNAGVVGATTAVARARELEHAARAGETARFAACRQALDEALDAALAGFAAKGHQPAAP, from the coding sequence ATGAACCAGCCCCAGCCCGGCCCGGCCCTCCCCGGGCCGGCTTTTGCGCTTCGTCTCGACCCGGCCGGGCGCGTCAAAGCCGCCGATCCGGCGGCTCTCAGTCTCTTGGGCGACTGCCTGGGCGCGCCGCCGCCCCTGCCCTGCCCTGCTCCGGGAACCAGCCTGGACTGGACCGGAGCCGGCGGCGTCTGGCGGCTGTGGACCGAGGCCGCCCCGGACGGGAGCCTTGTCCTGCGCGGGCTTGACGTGGCCGATCTGGCCGCCGCCGCCGTCGCCGGGCAGACGCGGCAGCGCCAGTTCGCCGACATCATCGACGGGGCCACCGAAGGCGTGGCCGTGGCCGCTGGCGGCCGGCTGGTCTACGTCAACCCGTTCATGGAGCGCCTGACCGGCTACGACGCCGCCACCTTGCGCTCCAAGCCCTTTGTGGATTTCCTGCACCCCGACGACCGCCGCACGGTCCTTGGCATCCACCTGCGCCGTCTGGCCGGCGGGCAAGCGCCCCAGGGCCACGCCTTTCGCATCGTCACGGCCGACGGCGGCCTGCGCCACGTCAACGCCGCCTCGGCCTGGATGGAATGGGAAGGCCGGCCGGCCACGGTGAGCTTTCTGGCCGACATTTCCGAGCTCAAGGCGGCCGAGCAGGCCCTGGCCGAGCATGTCCACAGCCAGGAGGAAGTCATTGCCGCCCGCACGGCCAGCCTGCGCGAATCCAACGACCGTCTGGCCGCAGAAGCGGCCCGCCACGAGCGCACCGCCCAAAAGCTCAAGACCGCCCGCACCAAGCTGGCCCGGGCCCTGCGGGCCAAGTCCGTGTTCCTGGCCAACGTCAGCCACGAAATCCGCACGCCCTTAAACGTCATCCTGGGCATGGCCGACCTGGCCTTGCGCCCGGACAGCGGCGGCCAGGCCGATCTGACCCGCTGCCTGGAAATGATCCGCGAGGCCGGAACGTCCCTGCGCGGTATCCTGGGCGACCTCCTCGACCTGTCCCGGGTGGAGTCGGGCCGGCTGGAACTCGACGCCGCGCCCTTTTCCCCCCGGCAGGTGCTGGAAGCGACCCTGGCCGCCCACCGCCACGTGGCCCAGCGCCAGGGGCTTGCGCTTACCGGCGCAACCGCCGCCGACGTGCCCGAGCACGTCATCGGCGACGCCGGCCGGCTGGCCCAGGTGCTGGGCAATCTCGTCGGCAACGCGCTCAAATTCACTTCCGTCGGCGGCGTCAGCCTGCGCCTGACCCTGGCCCGGCCTGGACGGCGCGCCCCGGATGGCCGGGTGAACCTGCGCTTTGCCGTGCGCGACACCGGCATCGGCATCCCCGAGGACAAGCAGAAAACCATTTTCGAGAGCTTCAGCCAGGCCGACGAGACCATCGGCCGGCGTTACGGCGGCACGGGGCTGGGGCTGGCCATCTGCCGCCGGCTGGCCGCGCTCATGGGCGGCCGGCTGCGTCTGGCCTCGGCCGTGGGCGAGGGCAGCGAATTCGTTTTGACCGCCCGCTTCCCCCTGGCCCCGGGGCCGGCCGAACCGGCCGGCCCCGCCAGACTCGCGCTGCCGCCCCTGGACATCCTGCTGGCCGAGGACGCCGATCTGGCCGCCGAGATGATCCAGGCCTTCCTGGTTCCCAAGGGGCACAATGTCATCCGGGTGGTCAACGGCGAGGAAGCCCTGGCCGCCCTGGCCCTTCGCCGCTTCGACGTGGTGCTTATGGACATCCAGATGCCGGTGATGGACGGCTTGACCGCCACCCGGCGCATCCGGTCCGGGGAGCTTGTCGGAATCCCCCGGGACATCCCCATCCTGGCGCTCACCGCCTACGGGGCCGTGCGCGACCGCGAGCGCATCCTTGGCAGCGGCGCGAGCGGTTATCTGGCCAAGCCCGTCAATTTCGACCAGCTCCTCGACGCCCTGGCCGCCAGCCAGTCCCTGGCCCCGGACAGGTCGCCCCTGGTCGAAGCCGGACCGGCGGCGACGACGGCCGATGTGGCCGAACGGCGCGACGACACGCCGGCCGCCAAGCCCCGTTCCGGGCGCTCCCGGACCAAGGCCGGGTCGGCGGCCGCCTCTTCCCGAAGCAAGGCTGCGTCGGCCCAGGCCGACGCCCAGACCAACAACGCGGCCGAGCCGGCCTTCGACGCCGGCCGCGACGAAGCCCTGGCCAATCTCGGCGGCGACGAGGCGCTTTACGACCGGCTGATTGCGGTATTCCTGCGCGACACGCCCGGCGACCAGGCGCGGCTGGCGGCGGCCCTGGACGCGTCGGACGCCGCCGGGACGGCGCTTTTGGCCCATTCCCTCAAGGGCAATGCCGGGGTGGTGGGAGCGACCACGGCGGTCGCCCGGGCCAGGGAGCTCGAACACGCCGCCCGGGCAGGGGAAACGGCCCGTTTCGCCGCCTGCCGCCAGGCCCTGGACGAGGCCCTGGACGCCGCCCTGGCCGGCTTCGCCGCCAAAGGGCACCAGCCGGCCGCGCCATAG
- a CDS encoding DUF1176 domain-containing protein, whose product MRRGTALFLLCLALASGPARAGGIDCAKAQTAVEKTICADPQLLAADAAVAEAFAAAVAASPDPAAVRAGQRAWLAIRNACPDAACLGQRLTERRAALTAAASGAAKALWDERAALQARLHWPKDCEDSFRETFAAAQGGPGLPLRDTGVERHALGDGRTLFLVQCDQAAYQGVYAAMETGPGDGPARLLRFPTADADGGRVIRREDDSLVGDLQFHDADKTLTVLTKARGVGDCGSYAVYGFDAAGKPAVRELRARECPKKAGPYLPPERWPLVGR is encoded by the coding sequence ATGCGGCGTGGGACAGCGTTGTTTTTGTTGTGCCTGGCGCTGGCCTCCGGTCCGGCCCGGGCCGGGGGCATCGACTGCGCCAAGGCCCAAACGGCCGTGGAAAAAACCATTTGCGCCGATCCCCAGTTGCTGGCGGCCGACGCGGCCGTGGCCGAGGCCTTTGCCGCAGCCGTGGCCGCCAGCCCCGACCCGGCGGCGGTGCGGGCTGGCCAGCGGGCTTGGCTGGCGATCCGAAACGCCTGCCCCGACGCCGCCTGTCTGGGACAGCGGCTGACCGAGCGCCGGGCGGCGCTGACAGCGGCCGCTTCCGGGGCGGCCAAGGCGCTGTGGGACGAGCGGGCGGCCTTGCAGGCACGGCTCCACTGGCCCAAGGACTGCGAGGACTCCTTCCGGGAAACCTTCGCCGCTGCCCAGGGTGGCCCGGGCCTGCCCCTTCGGGATACCGGGGTGGAGCGCCATGCCCTGGGCGACGGCCGGACCCTGTTCCTCGTCCAGTGCGATCAGGCCGCCTACCAGGGCGTCTATGCGGCCATGGAGACCGGCCCGGGCGACGGACCGGCCAGGCTGTTGCGGTTTCCCACGGCCGACGCCGACGGCGGCCGGGTCATCCGGCGCGAAGACGACTCCCTGGTGGGCGATCTGCAGTTCCATGACGCGGACAAGACGCTCACCGTGCTGACCAAGGCCCGGGGGGTCGGCGACTGCGGCAGTTACGCCGTCTACGGGTTCGACGCGGCCGGCAAGCCGGCGGTCCGGGAGCTGCGGGCGCGGGAGTGCCCGAAGAAGGCCGGGCCGTATCTGCCGCCCGAGCGGTGGCCGCTGGTGGGACGCTGA
- a CDS encoding DsbA family protein, which translates to MVSRTVLALLPLLLLVACAPSPSRDGVKEAIKEHPEIVLDALGERKAELFALVVEGQQDYQTGQRQARQDAELQKPLSPAIDPARAMRGPADAATTVVVYSDFLCPYCAKGATTLKEFASRHPDSVRVLFKHYATDELAKQVALVYEALAAQNPQLAFAFHDAVFAAQAEVEQGGEPVVYALAIKLGANVNQLKRDLKRPELAKRIEDDTAEARVFGFDATPTFVINGVSVRGAAPLSEFEDVLRRVARSGGQEAPCAACDKKKP; encoded by the coding sequence ATGGTTTCGCGCACCGTTTTGGCCTTGCTGCCCTTGCTGCTTTTGGTGGCTTGCGCGCCGTCCCCGTCCCGGGACGGCGTCAAGGAAGCCATCAAGGAACACCCGGAAATCGTGCTCGACGCCCTGGGCGAGCGCAAAGCCGAACTGTTCGCCCTCGTCGTCGAGGGCCAGCAGGACTACCAGACCGGCCAGCGCCAGGCCCGGCAGGACGCCGAACTCCAAAAGCCGCTGTCTCCGGCCATCGATCCGGCCCGGGCCATGCGCGGCCCGGCCGACGCCGCCACCACCGTGGTGGTCTATTCCGACTTCCTGTGCCCCTACTGCGCCAAGGGAGCTACGACGCTGAAGGAATTCGCCTCCCGCCATCCCGATTCCGTGCGCGTGCTTTTTAAGCACTACGCCACCGACGAACTGGCCAAGCAGGTCGCCCTGGTCTACGAGGCCCTGGCCGCCCAGAATCCCCAGCTCGCCTTCGCCTTCCACGACGCCGTCTTTGCCGCCCAGGCCGAGGTGGAGCAGGGCGGCGAACCCGTGGTCTACGCCCTGGCCATCAAGCTCGGGGCCAACGTGAACCAGCTCAAGCGCGACCTCAAACGCCCCGAACTGGCCAAGCGCATCGAGGACGACACGGCCGAGGCCCGGGTCTTCGGTTTCGACGCCACGCCCACCTTCGTCATAAACGGCGTGTCCGTGCGCGGCGCGGCTCCGCTGTCCGAGTTCGAGGACGTGCTGCGCCGGGTGGCCCGCAGCGGCGGCCAGGAAGCCCCGTGCGCCGCCTGCGACAAGAAAAAGCCCTGA
- a CDS encoding hotdog domain-containing protein, translated as MDVNTHKSVDPGLCGQPETLGEGLARVAFTALPAMAADDRGLVHGGFVFGLADYAAMLAVNDPNVVLGAAEVRFTAPVVVGETLMAEARLTDTAGKKRLVTVTVRRGEDAVFTGTFTCFVPEKHVLDR; from the coding sequence ATGGACGTCAACACCCACAAAAGCGTCGACCCCGGCCTGTGCGGCCAGCCCGAAACCCTGGGCGAGGGCCTGGCCCGGGTGGCCTTCACCGCCCTGCCGGCCATGGCCGCCGACGACCGGGGGCTGGTCCACGGCGGCTTCGTCTTCGGCCTGGCCGACTACGCCGCCATGCTGGCCGTAAACGACCCCAACGTGGTCCTTGGCGCGGCCGAGGTCCGCTTCACCGCCCCGGTGGTGGTCGGCGAAACGCTTATGGCCGAAGCCCGGCTCACCGATACCGCCGGCAAAAAACGCCTCGTCACCGTCACCGTGCGCCGGGGCGAAGACGCCGTCTTCACCGGAACCTTCACCTGCTTCGTGCCGGAAAAGCACGTCCTTGACCGCTGA
- a CDS encoding lysylphosphatidylglycerol synthase transmembrane domain-containing protein, which produces MRKCLSLAARFGLAAACLTYALWGIDFHRLGQALAGFPVWAMLLYAVTVLASALAPGLRLRFLVGDRISSVAGVRACLLGLGVNNVLPARLGEMAKAAYLCREAGLSLGQSLEAVFWERFFDLSALLALGVAVAAMLGQGVLLYPLLAIVGGGWAFLALLRLRPAAAHACLRLVPGERLKLFAGEMLTLFEGRLRAGFLLRLAAWTALCWTGFILTFAVGLTSIGGRPADPTMILTVFAVVTLGFALPAAPGGMGVYEASAVLALGWFGVDRDQAFALGLTLHMLQYIPVTLAGMWVLAASGLSLADLRRRAETPGL; this is translated from the coding sequence ATGCGCAAATGCCTTTCCCTGGCCGCACGCTTCGGCCTGGCCGCCGCCTGTCTGACCTATGCCCTGTGGGGTATCGATTTTCACCGGCTTGGGCAGGCGCTGGCCGGTTTTCCCGTCTGGGCCATGCTGCTCTACGCCGTGACGGTTCTGGCCAGTGCGCTGGCCCCGGGGCTGCGTCTGCGTTTTCTGGTTGGCGACCGGATCAGCTCCGTCGCCGGCGTACGGGCCTGCCTGCTGGGGCTTGGCGTCAACAACGTGCTGCCGGCGCGCCTGGGCGAAATGGCCAAGGCGGCTTACCTGTGCCGCGAGGCCGGGCTGTCCCTGGGGCAGTCCCTGGAAGCGGTCTTTTGGGAGCGGTTTTTTGACCTGTCGGCCCTGCTCGCCCTGGGCGTCGCCGTGGCCGCGATGCTCGGCCAGGGCGTGCTGCTCTACCCGTTGCTGGCCATCGTCGGCGGCGGCTGGGCTTTTCTGGCCCTGCTGCGGCTGCGTCCGGCGGCGGCCCATGCCTGCCTGCGCCTGGTCCCTGGCGAACGGCTCAAGCTGTTCGCCGGAGAGATGCTGACCCTGTTTGAAGGCCGGTTGCGGGCCGGCTTCCTGCTGCGTCTGGCGGCCTGGACGGCGCTTTGCTGGACCGGCTTCATCCTGACCTTCGCCGTAGGGCTGACCAGCATCGGCGGCCGGCCGGCCGATCCGACCATGATCCTCACGGTGTTCGCCGTCGTCACCCTGGGCTTTGCCCTGCCGGCCGCTCCGGGCGGCATGGGGGTCTATGAAGCCTCGGCCGTGCTGGCCCTGGGCTGGTTCGGCGTGGACCGGGATCAGGCCTTTGCCCTGGGGCTCACCCTGCACATGCTGCAATATATCCCGGTGACCCTGGCCGGCATGTGGGTGCTGGCTGCAAGCGGCCTGTCCCTGGCCGATCTGCGCCGACGGGCCGAGACACCGGGGCTGTGA
- a CDS encoding lytic murein transglycosylase, producing the protein MKRYAFVLALVLVSGWLAAAHGGVDAGWQPLMDRLAADGLDRAWVEKVFAGAGVDYEPSIMARKVDAMVRKQFEPRPAPTKKTLEASNYRQFLTPASIEAGVRYIRENRGAFDRAQREFGPPPELICAFLMVETKLGTYLGDQDALSVLASLARASGLGQIAPYMKTLRGDAERSAYADWAAKDRSEWGFRELAALLRYAKAKGQGPGAIPGSIYGAIGICQFMPSNALRFGVDGDNDGVLDLFTPADAIVSVASYLRGHGWVPGMTGEQRDKVVYAYNHSELYVLAVTTVADRLKARLGG; encoded by the coding sequence ATGAAACGATACGCTTTTGTGTTGGCGCTGGTGTTGGTGTCGGGTTGGCTGGCGGCGGCCCACGGCGGGGTGGATGCCGGCTGGCAGCCGCTTATGGACCGTCTGGCCGCTGACGGTCTGGACCGGGCCTGGGTGGAAAAGGTGTTCGCCGGGGCCGGGGTGGACTACGAACCCTCGATCATGGCCCGCAAGGTCGATGCCATGGTGCGCAAGCAGTTCGAGCCGCGTCCCGCGCCCACCAAGAAGACCCTGGAAGCCAGCAATTACCGCCAGTTCCTGACGCCGGCCAGCATCGAGGCCGGGGTGCGCTACATCCGGGAGAACCGGGGGGCCTTTGACCGGGCCCAGCGGGAGTTCGGGCCGCCGCCGGAACTGATCTGCGCCTTTCTCATGGTGGAGACCAAGCTTGGCACGTATCTCGGCGACCAGGACGCGCTGAGCGTCCTGGCCAGTCTGGCCCGGGCTTCGGGGCTGGGGCAGATCGCGCCCTATATGAAAACCCTGCGCGGCGACGCTGAGCGTTCGGCCTATGCCGACTGGGCGGCTAAGGACCGGTCGGAGTGGGGTTTTCGGGAGCTTGCGGCGCTTTTGCGCTACGCCAAGGCCAAGGGGCAGGGGCCGGGAGCCATCCCGGGGTCGATCTACGGGGCCATCGGCATCTGCCAGTTCATGCCTTCCAATGCCTTGCGATTTGGCGTTGACGGCGACAATGATGGGGTGCTGGACCTTTTTACCCCGGCCGACGCCATTGTCAGCGTGGCCAGCTATCTGCGCGGCCACGGCTGGGTCCCGGGCATGACGGGCGAGCAGCGCGACAAGGTGGTCTACGCGTATAATCACAGCGAGTTGTATGTGCTGGCCGTGACCACGGTGGCCGACCGCCTCAAGGCGCGCCTGGGCGGCTAG
- a CDS encoding sigma-54-dependent transcriptional regulator produces the protein MGNVLIIDDDQTIRDALARVVDRLGHTPTLASTLAEGLLRAGKDDVDVVFLDVRMPDGNGLDAIADIRRSPSHPEVIVITGWGDPDGAERAMRQGAWEYIEKPPTVKTMTAPLVSAMEHRRGRASSTTVFRFPGILGGNPARTACLEQAARAAGSDVNVLLTGATGSGKELFARAIHDNSPRHAAPFVVVDCAALPATIVESVLFGSEKGVYTGADRRREGVLLRAHGGTLFLDEVGEMPLSVQKAFLRVLQERRVRPVGALEEVPCRFRLVAATNQDLESLARQGLFREDLLFRLQGVGIELPPLAGHPDDILELAAHFAAEAAKRQELTPKPLSDDFSRALLAYPWPGNIRELKNTLEGCLALAQADDALLPIHLPLHIRVLAARNRVIGRAADAPPPPAEPTLTDLPAATALPTFRDYRDGREARYLRELAARHGGDIGRMLDVSGLSRSRLYALLKKYGIPAARA, from the coding sequence TTGGGCAACGTGCTCATCATCGACGACGATCAGACCATCCGCGACGCCCTGGCCCGGGTCGTGGACCGCCTGGGCCATACCCCCACCCTGGCTTCCACCCTGGCCGAAGGCCTGCTGCGGGCCGGCAAGGACGACGTGGATGTGGTCTTTCTCGACGTGCGCATGCCCGACGGCAACGGCCTCGACGCCATCGCCGACATCCGCCGCTCGCCCTCCCACCCCGAAGTCATCGTCATCACCGGCTGGGGCGACCCCGACGGGGCCGAGCGCGCCATGCGCCAAGGGGCCTGGGAGTACATCGAAAAGCCCCCCACCGTAAAAACCATGACCGCGCCCCTGGTCAGCGCCATGGAACACCGGCGCGGCCGGGCCAGCTCCACCACCGTCTTCCGCTTTCCCGGCATCCTCGGCGGCAACCCCGCCCGCACCGCCTGTCTGGAACAAGCCGCCCGGGCCGCCGGCAGCGACGTCAACGTGCTTTTGACCGGGGCCACCGGTTCCGGCAAGGAGCTCTTCGCCCGGGCCATCCACGACAACAGCCCGCGCCACGCCGCCCCCTTCGTGGTGGTGGACTGCGCCGCCCTGCCGGCCACCATCGTCGAAAGCGTGCTTTTTGGATCGGAAAAAGGCGTCTACACCGGCGCGGACCGCCGCCGCGAGGGCGTACTGCTGCGCGCCCACGGCGGGACGCTGTTTCTCGACGAGGTGGGGGAGATGCCGCTGTCGGTGCAAAAGGCCTTTTTGCGCGTGCTCCAGGAACGCCGGGTACGACCGGTCGGTGCGCTGGAAGAGGTCCCCTGCCGCTTCCGATTGGTGGCCGCCACCAACCAGGATCTGGAATCCCTGGCCAGGCAGGGGCTTTTCCGCGAAGATTTGCTCTTTCGCCTCCAGGGCGTGGGCATCGAGCTGCCGCCCCTGGCCGGACACCCGGACGACATCCTGGAGCTGGCCGCCCACTTCGCCGCCGAAGCCGCCAAGCGCCAGGAGCTGACGCCCAAACCGCTGTCGGACGACTTTTCCCGGGCACTGCTGGCCTACCCCTGGCCCGGCAACATCCGGGAGCTCAAAAACACCCTGGAAGGTTGCCTGGCCCTGGCCCAGGCCGACGACGCCCTGCTCCCCATCCACCTGCCCCTGCACATCCGGGTCCTGGCCGCCCGCAACCGGGTCATCGGCCGGGCCGCCGACGCCCCGCCCCCGCCGGCCGAGCCGACCCTGACCGATCTGCCCGCCGCCACGGCCCTGCCCACCTTCCGTGACTACCGCGACGGCCGCGAGGCCCGCTACCTGCGCGAACTGGCCGCCCGCCACGGCGGCGACATCGGCCGGATGCTCGACGTCTCGGGTCTGTCGCGCTCACGCCTCTACGCCCTGCTCAAAAAGTACGGCATCCCGGCCGCCCGGGCCTGA
- a CDS encoding Flp family type IVb pilin, whose protein sequence is MLTAITQFIRDEEGATAVEYGLMAALIAAVIITAVTSIGTNLTTTFNTVATSLGS, encoded by the coding sequence ATGCTGACCGCCATCACCCAGTTCATCCGTGACGAAGAAGGTGCCACCGCGGTGGAATACGGCCTCATGGCCGCCCTGATCGCCGCCGTCATCATCACCGCCGTCACCTCCATCGGCACCAACCTCACCACCACCTTCAACACCGTCGCCACCTCGCTGGGCAGCTAA
- a CDS encoding Flp family type IVb pilin, whose protein sequence is MLTAITQFIRDEEGATAVEYGLMAALIAAVIITAVTSIGTNLTTTFNTVATSLGS, encoded by the coding sequence ATGTTGACCGCCATCACCCAGTTCATCCGTGACGAAGAAGGCGCCACCGCGGTGGAATACGGCCTCATGGCCGCCCTGATCGCCGCCGTCATCATCACCGCCGTCACCTCCATCGGCACCAACCTCACCACCACCTTCAACACCGTCGCCACCTCGCTGGGCAGCTAA
- a CDS encoding PilZ domain-containing protein, with protein sequence MTSPATPRRLLEEALAQRSRCHLSLPENVVGLKNLDCAILEATNRGILLESIGKAAAGSHWVGLDVKGYFRVVIKRQTLEETFYTFDSRIKAAAASPAGLARLRLAEPERLVFGQRRKSLRLEPDVDRLREAFFWRYDKAAGFSLDYPALRSADFRNGQARLINLSAGGLGLAVSPALAGPRGIEAVKGDRLVVRLELDEPRADVAGDFWMVAKVCHVAASGCGGDRQFGLQFLANGSLDAKVGKIRWQPVEGHVIPELADILYYWHLDRHREKLG encoded by the coding sequence ATGACGTCTCCCGCCACCCCCCGCCGCCTGTTGGAAGAGGCTTTGGCCCAGCGTTCGCGCTGCCATTTGTCGCTGCCCGAAAACGTGGTCGGGCTGAAAAACCTCGATTGCGCCATCCTGGAAGCCACCAACCGCGGCATCCTGCTGGAGAGCATCGGCAAGGCCGCCGCCGGTTCGCACTGGGTCGGCCTCGACGTGAAAGGCTATTTCCGGGTGGTCATCAAGCGCCAGACGCTGGAGGAGACGTTTTACACCTTCGACAGCCGTATCAAGGCGGCAGCGGCCAGTCCTGCCGGATTGGCCCGGCTGCGGCTGGCCGAACCCGAGCGCCTGGTTTTCGGCCAGCGCCGCAAGAGCCTGCGCCTGGAGCCTGATGTGGACAGGCTGCGCGAGGCCTTTTTCTGGCGCTACGACAAGGCGGCGGGGTTTTCTTTGGATTATCCGGCCCTGCGGTCAGCGGATTTTCGAAATGGCCAGGCGAGGCTGATCAACCTCTCGGCCGGCGGCCTAGGGTTGGCCGTGAGCCCTGCCCTGGCCGGACCGCGCGGCATCGAGGCCGTCAAGGGCGACCGGCTGGTGGTGCGTTTGGAGCTGGATGAACCCCGGGCGGACGTTGCCGGCGATTTTTGGATGGTGGCCAAGGTCTGCCACGTCGCGGCCTCGGGCTGCGGCGGCGATCGCCAGTTCGGCTTGCAATTTCTGGCCAACGGCAGCCTTGACGCCAAGGTCGGCAAGATCCGTTGGCAGCCTGTGGAAGGCCACGTCATTCCGGAGCTGGCCGACATTCTCTATTACTGGCATCTCGACCGCCACCGCGAAAAGCTCGGCTGA
- a CDS encoding c-type cytochrome: MKRIGILICALVLGLCALAYAAGDAAKGAELAKGCACHKSKGDLDGLDVAALTAKMQAFKEGQGENKAMVAIMKKQSDENIADLAAYYASLPKK; encoded by the coding sequence ATGAAACGCATCGGCATATTGATTTGCGCTTTGGTGCTGGGGCTTTGCGCCCTGGCTTACGCCGCCGGCGACGCGGCCAAGGGCGCCGAGCTGGCCAAGGGCTGCGCCTGCCACAAAAGCAAGGGCGATCTTGACGGCCTGGACGTGGCCGCGCTGACCGCCAAAATGCAGGCCTTCAAAGAGGGCCAGGGCGAAAATAAGGCCATGGTCGCCATCATGAAAAAGCAATCCGACGAGAACATCGCCGATCTGGCCGCCTATTACGCCTCCCTGCCCAAAAAATAA